In Cerasicoccus sp. TK19100, the following proteins share a genomic window:
- a CDS encoding MalY/PatB family protein has translation MAYDFTRILDRSNTGSLKWDKYAGSDVLPLWVADMDFVSAPEVLSALTERVNHGVMGYTKPNAEVVDAVLAYLYRVHGYETKAEWLHWLPGVVPALNVAARAFGEPGDAIITCTPVYPPFLSCGPWQGKECITSHLKLADGEWTFDFDDLEAKVTPKTRTFILCNPHNPVGRVYRDEELLALVEFCKKHDLVLISDEIHCDLIFAGHKHRMTATLSDEIDDMTVTLNAPSKTYNIPGLACSFAVIKNPQLRARFQLAARGFITEVNPFGYVGCAAAYNHGEPWRQALIEHLTANRDYLYNFVSQSLPGIEFQQKMEATYLAWMNVEGLKAKGVENPHAFFVENGVGLSPGSDFADGNYLRLNFGCPRSILEQALERMAKAVAKL, from the coding sequence ATGGCTTACGACTTCACCCGCATCCTCGACCGCTCCAACACCGGCTCCCTCAAATGGGACAAATACGCCGGCAGCGATGTGCTGCCCCTGTGGGTGGCCGACATGGATTTCGTTTCCGCGCCCGAGGTCCTCAGTGCGCTGACCGAGCGCGTGAACCACGGCGTGATGGGCTACACCAAGCCAAACGCCGAAGTCGTCGACGCCGTGCTGGCCTACCTGTACCGCGTGCATGGCTACGAGACCAAAGCCGAGTGGCTGCATTGGCTGCCCGGCGTGGTGCCTGCGCTCAACGTGGCGGCCCGCGCCTTTGGCGAACCCGGCGACGCAATCATCACCTGCACGCCGGTTTACCCGCCGTTTCTCTCGTGCGGCCCCTGGCAGGGCAAGGAATGCATCACCAGCCACCTGAAGCTGGCCGACGGCGAGTGGACGTTTGACTTCGACGACCTCGAAGCGAAGGTGACCCCAAAAACGCGCACCTTCATCTTGTGCAATCCGCACAACCCGGTCGGCCGCGTTTACCGCGACGAAGAGCTGCTGGCATTGGTTGAGTTCTGTAAGAAGCACGACCTCGTCCTGATCTCCGACGAGATTCACTGCGACCTGATTTTCGCCGGCCACAAGCACCGCATGACGGCCACACTCAGCGATGAGATCGACGATATGACCGTCACCCTCAACGCGCCGAGCAAGACGTATAACATTCCCGGACTCGCCTGTTCGTTTGCGGTGATTAAGAATCCGCAGCTGCGGGCAAGGTTCCAGCTCGCCGCACGTGGGTTCATCACCGAGGTGAATCCGTTCGGCTACGTCGGTTGCGCCGCTGCCTACAATCATGGCGAGCCTTGGCGCCAGGCGCTCATTGAACACCTGACCGCCAACCGCGATTACCTCTATAACTTTGTATCGCAAAGTTTGCCGGGCATTGAGTTCCAGCAAAAAATGGAGGCCACCTATCTCGCATGGATGAACGTGGAAGGCCTCAAGGCCAAAGGCGTGGAAAACCCGCATGCGTTCTTCGTGGAAAACGGCGTGGGCCTCTCGCCGGGCTCGGACTTCGCTGACGGCAATTATCTGCGCCTGAACTTCGGCTGCCCACGCTCAATCCTCGAGCAAGCGCTCGAACGCATGGCCAAGGCCGTGGCAAAGCTGTAA